Below is a window of Humulus lupulus chromosome 9, drHumLupu1.1, whole genome shotgun sequence DNA.
TGGCTCAACTCGAGCTTTAATGccacttgtaatgacccaaaacaTACAAGGCCAAAATCATGCagaaatttaaactttttacttttaactcattgtaccgaaaatccatataaaaaagttttaaaaagattgtgtgcgcacacttttagtttagcaaatggAAATACAACTACTCTTCCACAGAGTTATAACAAAACAATTATCCCAAAGAAATAAAAGACTTCCacctttttcttttcaaaatggtgatccatcaaaaatTTCCCCAGGTCAGGCCAcgtgtacatatccacaagcagactcccgcgctcactgatccactttgcctttgtaatacctacaacatgaacaactaggtaagcgacaacgcttagtaagaatagccttacacacaagtatactaaaaccCAGTAACTGATCGACCTAAGGTAGATATCGCTACCAGTCaatagggtattggataagtaccaaccctatcatacaattctcaaataATACCCATGTCAGAATCAATTACTTTGATTGTACATAACAACCAATGTCACACATATCATAACGACCTGCACTCAAAATCTcagacattcaagatatataaccatgTCCGAAATAAATACTTTGGTTGTTTCTAATAACCAAGTTCACATATATCACAATAACTTGCACTcggaaaattcccagaacatttaagatatataacacatttcataactaATCCATAGATTAACAGCAAGGGATCCAGGCCTCAACCTAGTTCCAACATtaatgtcttggctccaacccgaactatattaccattgttctagctccaacctggactatatatTTACCATGTCCTAGCTCTGACCTTGActtatatttttaccatgtcccaactccaacccagactatatttttaccatgtcctagctccGACCCAGACTTTAGCCTACCGTGTCtaagctccaacccggactatattacacTAAgattctggctccaacccgaacctacttaccatttagccgcagaatgcaaaagcattgcaagagtaggtattaagcataccctggtcttaatgacccaaacaaaactagtgtagtCTAcaactacaagcacacactagtatattaatgttatagccaagaaagagaaaggctaacttacttggagtccttagttcccagctaGATCCTTAATACTGCTATTCATTTTTCCCTTTTCCAGTTACCGTAATTAGtacagtgtactcggattaaactatgtcatatacttatagctaatattttaCAATAGCTGCATACAACAAACTCTCAAAGACTCTATATTGTAGCCTCTTATACACTACATAGTGTATAAGACCGGGCTTTCTTTTCAGTCTTTAAGTTATCATAGAAAAATCAATCTCACAGTAACATGCTCTCCATACCGTGTGGTTTAATATTTCTTCAAGAAGGAATTATCTTATTTGATCATTTGGTACTCTGGTTTTAGAAAATGAGTTAACAAAATCgcatctttagaaaaataccataatttttgtCCTTTTATGAAGTTCACCATTTCCTTTCATAAtaccaaaatactaattttagactctttaattattattattttttgaaaagtCACCCTTTGTTTATAAAGATCCTTTTTAACCTAAACTTCTATTTTTTACCAAGTTTATGATAATCTAAAACCTCTTTGTGTTATTTTGAAAAGAAGGGTAATTGGacccttaatttattaaaatggtaaaaatcatattttatttatctcAAACCGATTTTAGATTGGTTTAACATCCAAATCCTTAGTTACTTTTATAAAAAGAACAATTTTCCAATTTCCACCATTTTACTTTTACTTCTTTATTTAAAATGATAAAAGTCCATTTTTAAACTTATACCATATGTTGAGTTTTTGGCCAAAGCCCTTAAACTTTCGTCCACTTATTCTTTGTCATAAGGACGGGAACTAGACGAAAACCTTGCGTCAAAATGCATTTTAGgctaggagaactaacctcccaaaaatcacttttcgttatggttcgaaattactacttttcagattttagggtaaattataaaaaaaattctcttaGACCGTGACACAATTTTCTCTGAAATTTTACAAGGATCACAATACATTTCTTAACTAACttccttcaaaatttcataatttatgGGTGATAAGTactgaatttgtctatttttaattcattattcttctataattatgcacttgattatttatttatatatgttgaattagtttattttgtgtttttaggattttcaagacatttggatgaaaacAAATAAATTTTGGATGTCTTACAGGCAATGGTTATGCTCGAAATTACAAGTCTGAAaattcacacttgattttgatcatttttcaatactcttttggaaatatacctagaaatataagttttagatcttttttcttagctttccatagctttttgaatcgtCCAATTCCAAGTTATATCTAGGAAGTTATGCTTAAAATACTTTCAGTCACTGCAGTAGAAGAAAACCGAAAAAACGGGAAAAATTGCTACAGCCGCAGCCAGCCTTATTCCAGACCATGGCCTGGTGGACAGAACGTAGTGACCATGGCCAGCAATGTCCCAGGCCACGGTCAGAACCTGATTTTttggaaaatacattttctaaTGGTCGCAGCCGCCAAGAAACACTGGTCGCAGCCGGCGATcgatttttccttaaatttcaatttttaaatgtaatttttggtgggctataaaagggattagggttgattttgaatacaactttggattgcgaattttagaggctgGAGCAGCAGAGTAGGAGAAAAGACATCAGCataaacattcttcaatctagtttttctttcttctcaaaactcttttattttcattgaatatttatgttcatgaatatgaatatgattatggagtagtttcctttatagttgagggttatttcaaaaccctaaacatgagatcttgaatgcattcaagaattttttttccttctattcccttatattaaattgcttttatttttctatttgaattttatgaatcttgtaaatcttgtttagatggccactaattagggttttgcattattctactatcatcttaggatttctattcacctaatagtttaggattctaagtagagtgataaattgcaattagggtattgtgacgagtattttaattatgatgaagaatagaacctatgttaaatgaattgcatgcttaatgaatttgttgccttgATTAACTTGTGTTCCATTGAATGTAATACTTTTCCTCggttaaatagatcacatgcttaatgggtttattacttggtaaaaatgattaattaagagtgcttagctttaattaattatattagggaaactgggataattgactgcttaagtgttatctgtggggttaatagtttaattgggaatatggaatattattcgtcattgttgatagattgattgtcgaaggtagagaataattcttaactgctTCTTTAAAATTGTATTATCCATTgttctttgtttattactttattttgtgttattaaatcttgaaacaaaatcccctatttaattcttgtttttattttgaatgataaattgaataatagtccTCATGGGTTCAACCCTTACTACCACTTTACTAATAGTttagtgagtaataaggaataaatatatttaaatttgatatggCATGCAACacccatcaagtttttggcgccgttgccggggattttattttatttaatctattattcatttttttctttttactaacTTGGTCTATTAGTTGTGGTTGATGTTTTCAGGGCTTGCATAAAACTTGGTTTGAGACATGGCAAGGTACTACCAACACTGCTATGATCCTCAAATGAATAGATATAACCCATATTCTAACAATTACAATTCACAATGGGAGGAATATTCTAATACTTTCTATGGTGGAAATCAATATGTTGAGCCAAATTACTACTCTCAATCGGAATATAATGAGTTCACGCCGCAATATTTAGATCCATAAATTGGATATCTCATCAAATGCACTGAATGCTAGCAATCTCCAACTTCAACAGATGTCAGAGTAGGCTTATGGGCCTTTTCCTTAACAACCTCATACAGGAATGTCACAAGATCAGGAACCATCAATTTCAGATATGCTAAAAACATTGGTGGCTTCAACTATACAGACCCAAGTTATTCTTCATAGTACAGAAGCGTCCCTCAAGAATTTGGAGAGTACTATGGGAAAAATTGCTACATCATTGAATAATCTTGAGGTTGAGAGTATTAAATAATTACCCGCAGAATTAGAGAGTAATCCAATAGAGAATGATGGTACCCTAACTCTTCAAAGTGGTCCACAACTTGACACGTCACCTCATCCAGGCATAACACTTGATCTAATTCCAACTCAAGAAGTCAGGAATTCAACCCCTGAAGCATCTTCTCCACCGCAGATCGAAACTTTCACGTCAGTTGGCCCATCATCACAGAACATGCTACACAAACCAACTGTCAGATTGTATGTCCCTATTCCTCCTTTTCCGAGCAAATTGACAAAATTTAAGAATGAGGAGGAAAATAAGGTGAtccttaaaatcaatatttcgCTCCTTAAAACTATTAAGCAAGTACCACCATATGCTAAGCTTCCTAAGGAGTTGTCCACAAATAAAAGGAAACTGAATGGTGATAAAAAGATCAGTGTGGGGGAGAATGCTTTTGCTATTCTCCAAAGGAAGTTGCTACCCAAGTTTCAAGACCTTGGGATGTTTATAAATCCATACATTATCGGTAAAACCAGGTTTGATCATTGTATAATAGATTTAGGAGCACCTATTGATGTTatgtcttattttatttttgcttcCTTAAAGCTAGGGTTACTAAAAGAAACTAGTGTTATTATTCGATTGGTTGATCACACTAATATTTATTCCCTAATGGTAGTTGAAGATGTTTTGGTGCAGGTTCAATTTAGGAGGCCATTTCAAATTATTACAAGTACAAAGATGGATGTCAAAGCATGGGTACTTACAATGAAATTTTATGGTGAAGTTATACAGTTTGATATGTTGAATTCTATTGATAAGTACAAGAGGAAGAAAGTTCTGTTAAATGACCCACCATAACAATTATGACCACATCATTCAGTCGAGCTAATGTGTTAAACAAAGCAAACTTGCGGGAGTATATCTTACCCTTACCTTGTtatttttcattgattttttttattatttatttagtatatgccttgaggacaatgcttaaattaagtgtgggggaagggaaaaatgcatgtttaatttttatttgtcatttcTTTAGTTGTTATTTATATTTGTGTTGTTTAGTTGTCTTTTGTTGTTTAGCTGTTTCTAgtgtcatttttttaatttttgtttttaggtTGTTATAAGCATGGTTATGTTGAAAGTTGTCTGTCAATGATAAAACTTCTGATTGAGATAAGAATATGCCTAGGGAATTGATGAATTCTGCATGAATTATGTGCTTAAATCTTGTGTtgttgttacttaagcttgatcttagatttttaaacataatgtgtgtacaattagatttactttttcactattgtttggagatatttatgcatgctatcatctatatatatagtctcgaccactctagaaaccattaagtaattgtttgaggcgaaattctaagtacacatgattaggaagatgattaaggaaTGTTCTTTGGAtcatttgagcctttcaagcttacctatgaaattgaatatcctagtttcccatttttgagccataatgactaatctttttcttttataagctAATATCTAAACCTTTGTAGCTtaaaaattttatcatttttgtgACCCATTATaccatagttttatatgattgtttgatttggtgggtttggttatggattgtaagaaggtgaagttgtattggtttgttggattataatgtgaaagtatatgatctactatttcttccattgagttgaattgaaaagaaaaaaaaaacataaaaaaatctgCACTgagaaatatgaagaaaaaaaaaagaattattgcaaaagtataagtgtgggggaaatagtaagatcaatgtggaaagaaaaaatggaaagattatgtattttcttgaattg
It encodes the following:
- the LOC133799615 gene encoding uncharacterized protein LOC133799615 — translated: MSQDQEPSISDMLKTLVASTIQTQVILHSTEASLKNLESTMGKIATSLNNLEVESITLDLIPTQEVRNSTPEASSPPQIETFTSVGPSSQNMLHKPTVRLYVPIPPFPSKLTKFKNEEENKVILKINISLLKTIKQVPPYAKLPKELSTNKRKLNGDKKISVGENAFAILQRKLLPKFQDLGMFINPYIIGKTRFDHCIIDLGAPIDVMSYFIFASLKLGLLKETSVIIRLVDHTNIYSLMVVEDVLVQVQFRRPFQIITSTKMDVKAWVLTMKFYGEVIQFDMLNSIDKYKRKKVLLNDPP